Below is a genomic region from Acidimicrobiales bacterium.
TCGACGCGCTCTACGAGGAGTTCCGCGACCCGAACTACGCGCCCGTGCCGCTGCTGCGGCGCATGGTGGCGGCCGGCCGGCTGGGCCGGAAGTCGGGCCGGGGCTTCTACCGGTACGACGCCGACTGATCGGCCCGCCGGCGGCACACTGTCGGGCCGTGCCCGTGGAGCCGCCGCCCACCCAGTGGCAGTTCCCGCCGGCCCACGCGGCCGACGAGGACGGCGTGGTCGGCGTGGGCGCCGACCTGGAGCCCGGCACCCTGCTCGCCGCCTACCGGGCCGGGCTGTTCCCCATGCCGCTCGGCCGCTCCGGCCCGGTCGCCTGGTGGTCGCCCGACCCGCGCGGGGTGCTGCCCCTCGACGGCCTGCGGGTCAGCCGGTCGCTGCGGAAGTCCTGCGCCCGCTTCGAGGTCCGCGTCGACACGGCGTTCGCCGCCGTGATCGCCGCCTGCGCCGACCGGCGCCGGCCGGGCGCCTGGATCACCGAGCCCGTCCGGCGGGCCTACCTCGCGCTGCACGACCTCGGGTGGGCCCACAGCGTGGAGGCCTGGACGCCGGACGGCGACCTGGCCGGCGGCCTCTACGGGGTCGCCGTCGGCGGGCTGTTCGCCGGCGAGTCGATGTTCCACCGGCACACCGACGCGTCGAAGGTGGCGCTCGTCGCCCTCGTCGAGCGGCTGGCCGACGGCGGCGGGGCCCTCCTCGACGTCCAGTGGCTCACCCCCCACCTCGCCTCGCTCGGCGCCGTCGCCGTCCCCCGGCC
It encodes:
- the aat gene encoding leucyl/phenylalanyl-tRNA--protein transferase, which encodes MPVEPPPTQWQFPPAHAADEDGVVGVGADLEPGTLLAAYRAGLFPMPLGRSGPVAWWSPDPRGVLPLDGLRVSRSLRKSCARFEVRVDTAFAAVIAACADRRRPGAWITEPVRRAYLALHDLGWAHSVEAWTPDGDLAGGLYGVAVGGLFAGESMFHRHTDASKVALVALVERLADGGGALLDVQWLTPHLASLGAVAVPRPTYLRLLADALARPLPPFLRGSPP